From one Zhongshania sp. R06B22 genomic stretch:
- a CDS encoding winged helix-turn-helix domain-containing protein, which translates to MSDSLSVQQARKLILHSQQLATTGPSRSGSAISATLSAIEHLGYIQIDTISAVQRAHHHTLWNRNPHYDATHLDQLLASKQVFEYWSHAAAYLPMRDYRYSLPRKHAIASGEQGHWYEPDKPLMKAVLKRIASEGPLMAKDFEYRGEKLGEWRSKPAKRALECLYMRGDLMISERRNFHKVYELTERVLGPTVNTTAPTTEEYGRFLIKRYLEANGVGQPAEISYLRKNTKPLIATTLRSMLADGELVQLDVGGNQYVALPRSLALLNTPLARNKLAILSPFDNLLIQRKRMQALFNFDYLIECYVPQHKRQYGYFSLPILWNGKLVARMDCKADRRESHLHILHLAVEPSLENIDGLAHALCKKLPSFMQFNRCTQLSLHKASPNNYLAILRTAFAKITP; encoded by the coding sequence ATGAGCGATTCACTCTCTGTTCAACAAGCCAGAAAACTGATTTTACATTCTCAGCAACTAGCGACGACCGGACCGAGCCGCAGCGGTAGCGCAATCTCAGCCACATTGTCGGCCATCGAACATCTTGGCTACATTCAGATCGACACTATTTCTGCCGTTCAACGTGCCCATCACCACACACTATGGAACCGCAACCCCCACTACGATGCGACTCACCTCGATCAGCTGCTCGCCAGCAAGCAGGTCTTTGAATACTGGTCTCATGCGGCCGCATACCTGCCCATGCGGGACTATCGCTACAGCTTGCCGCGTAAGCACGCCATCGCAAGTGGCGAGCAAGGCCATTGGTACGAACCTGACAAGCCACTGATGAAAGCGGTCTTAAAACGTATTGCTAGCGAGGGCCCACTCATGGCAAAAGACTTCGAATATCGCGGCGAGAAGCTCGGTGAGTGGCGCAGCAAACCCGCCAAACGGGCGCTCGAGTGCCTTTATATGCGCGGTGATCTGATGATCTCAGAGCGGCGAAATTTTCATAAAGTATACGAGCTCACCGAACGCGTACTAGGCCCCACCGTTAACACCACGGCGCCCACTACAGAAGAATATGGCCGCTTTCTGATTAAGCGATATCTAGAGGCTAATGGCGTGGGCCAGCCTGCCGAAATAAGCTACCTAAGAAAAAACACTAAGCCACTTATCGCCACCACCTTGCGGAGTATGCTGGCGGACGGTGAGTTGGTGCAGCTCGACGTCGGCGGCAATCAATACGTCGCTCTACCCCGCTCCCTCGCGCTACTAAACACACCCCTAGCACGCAACAAACTAGCTATATTGTCACCCTTCGATAATTTGCTTATTCAACGCAAACGTATGCAGGCACTATTCAATTTTGACTACTTAATAGAATGCTATGTGCCGCAGCATAAACGGCAGTACGGTTACTTCTCACTGCCGATATTATGGAATGGAAAACTTGTGGCGCGAATGGACTGCAAGGCGGATAGGCGCGAGTCGCACTTACATATCCTTCATCTCGCCGTAGAACCGTCACTGGAAAATATCGACGGACTCGCGCACGCACTGTGCAAAAAACTACCTAGCTTTATGCAATTCAATCGCTGTACGCAGCTCAGCTTGCACAAAGCCAGTCCTAATAACTACCTAGCCATACTAAGGACGGCTTTCGCAAAAATTACACCGTAA
- a CDS encoding alpha/beta hydrolase, whose translation MKTQLKAAVIRSAVKAGTRLRWLGKTAKHIVVQKSDIETGHGRIRLRIYQPPGEGPFPVVVYYHGGGWVIGDLVVYDPLCRDLCDHSNCIVVAVDYRLAPEHPFPAAPEDCLAALKWTYEHISLYGGQPNAIAVAGDSAGGNLAAVTALQARQCLPGVVKGQVLIYPVTDHYEPGTPSYEENAKGPVLTRKLMVWFWDTYLKGSPLLDAGQTRHPRATPLIRDDLDNLPPTLLLTAERDPLRDDGASYAERLQRHDNQVQYSLYAGACHGFVGLQGPKPDHNKAMGEISMWLGKLFAA comes from the coding sequence ATGAAAACACAACTTAAAGCCGCTGTGATACGCAGTGCAGTAAAAGCAGGCACCCGATTGCGCTGGCTTGGAAAAACCGCGAAACATATTGTGGTGCAAAAGTCGGATATCGAAACTGGCCACGGCCGTATTCGACTGCGTATATATCAGCCGCCGGGAGAAGGCCCATTTCCGGTGGTGGTTTACTACCATGGTGGCGGTTGGGTGATTGGTGATCTGGTTGTGTATGATCCGCTGTGCCGGGATTTGTGCGACCACAGCAACTGTATTGTTGTTGCGGTGGATTATCGTCTGGCGCCTGAACATCCCTTTCCAGCGGCCCCCGAAGATTGTCTGGCGGCTTTAAAATGGACCTACGAACATATTTCGCTATACGGCGGGCAGCCAAATGCCATCGCTGTGGCGGGTGATAGTGCGGGCGGTAATCTCGCAGCAGTCACCGCCCTGCAAGCGAGGCAGTGTTTGCCGGGTGTGGTGAAGGGGCAGGTATTGATTTATCCGGTAACGGATCATTACGAGCCGGGCACGCCATCTTATGAAGAGAATGCGAAAGGTCCAGTACTCACCCGTAAGTTAATGGTCTGGTTTTGGGATACCTATCTTAAGGGCAGTCCTTTACTTGACGCTGGGCAAACCCGTCACCCCCGCGCCACACCGTTAATTCGTGATGATTTAGATAATTTACCACCGACCTTATTACTGACGGCGGAGCGCGACCCCCTTCGGGATGATGGCGCGAGTTACGCTGAGCGACTGCAGCGGCATGATAATCAGGTGCAATACAGCTTGTATGCCGGCGCCTGCCATGGCTTCGTTGGTTTGCAGGGGCCGAAGCCAGATCACAATAAGGCGATGGGCGAAATTAGTATGTGGTTGGGCAAGCTATTTGCGGCCTAG
- a CDS encoding AraC family transcriptional regulator has product MRTPTVCSEYLVDLLQYIENRGVDAQSFIAAVGFNPEQHLTLQGRFPLRLFEVILDVASAMLEDPFLGANAGANSSPAAWGMVSYLGMSAPNSRAAFDAVVHFSRLLIDHGDVMYSETDDEWTHLTWVVPERKPVSRQLTEFFFTSWYHAHKTILDRWCNQREVYFSHAGPADKSEIERILEAPVKYQCDANVVKFDSHFLDRPTRFPHTGIYNSLLQTARAELAKLQMEDRIVKDVIACVVRQLPEGVPKLDDVAAELGLAPRTLQRRLNNTDTNFKCLVDDARKQRSKQLVDDGEMPLLDISAELGFSDQSSFQKAFKRWFGLAPGRYRMSQQLSNNASN; this is encoded by the coding sequence TTGCGTACACCAACAGTGTGCTCTGAATATTTGGTCGATTTGCTGCAGTACATCGAAAATCGCGGTGTTGATGCGCAGAGCTTCATTGCGGCGGTGGGTTTTAATCCGGAGCAGCACCTAACCTTGCAGGGGCGCTTTCCTCTGCGTTTGTTTGAAGTCATTTTAGATGTCGCCAGTGCCATGCTGGAGGACCCTTTTTTGGGCGCCAATGCTGGCGCAAATTCGTCCCCAGCAGCGTGGGGAATGGTGAGTTATCTTGGTATGAGCGCGCCAAACTCCCGCGCCGCCTTCGATGCGGTGGTGCATTTCTCGCGTTTGCTGATCGACCACGGTGACGTTATGTACAGTGAAACCGACGACGAATGGACGCACTTAACGTGGGTGGTGCCAGAGCGTAAACCGGTGTCGCGGCAGTTAACCGAGTTCTTTTTTACCAGTTGGTATCATGCGCATAAAACCATATTAGACCGTTGGTGTAATCAGCGAGAAGTCTATTTTAGCCATGCGGGACCGGCGGATAAGAGCGAAATTGAGCGTATATTGGAAGCCCCGGTAAAATACCAGTGCGACGCGAATGTGGTGAAATTTGATAGCCATTTTCTGGATCGGCCGACCCGTTTTCCCCATACCGGCATCTATAATTCGCTGTTGCAAACGGCGCGGGCAGAGCTGGCAAAGTTGCAGATGGAAGATCGCATTGTTAAAGATGTGATTGCCTGCGTGGTAAGACAATTGCCGGAGGGGGTTCCCAAACTTGATGATGTCGCAGCAGAGCTTGGCTTAGCGCCACGTACCTTACAGCGTCGTCTAAACAATACTGACACCAATTTTAAGTGTTTGGTGGATGACGCCCGCAAGCAGCGCTCAAAGCAGCTTGTGGATGATGGTGAGATGCCCTTGCTCGATATTTCTGCTGAGCTGGGATTTAGCGACCAAAGCTCGTTTCAAAAAGCCTTTAAGCGCTGGTTTGGTTTGGCACCGGGTCGCTATCGCATGAGTCAGCAGTTATCTAATAACGCGAGCAATTAA
- a CDS encoding LysR family transcriptional regulator, with product MNTIKIDLNLFIVFDAIYSQQSLTRAAGVLHVSQPAVSGSLAKLRSIFDDPLFVRTSAGMVPTPLARQLVGTVRESLKNLDSCVAARIPFEASTASRTFRIHATENAELILLPALLKQLKRHAPKVNLEVVFFDRREVAYQMASGNVHLAVDAPLLSHPELISQPLQTDHYVCVMRPNHPLSNKAMTLEEFLEHEHIHISSRMKGAGHIDLALRSIGQKRRIGLRLQHYAALPTLLAESDFIAAVPASVASHWHLSKQSLPFETPKLELQLFWHKSVEHDPAVLWLREFTMKLAQEH from the coding sequence ATGAACACCATCAAGATAGACTTAAATTTATTCATTGTCTTTGATGCGATTTACTCACAGCAAAGCCTGACCCGCGCGGCCGGCGTACTGCACGTTAGCCAGCCCGCCGTTAGCGGTTCACTCGCTAAACTGCGCAGCATTTTCGATGACCCACTGTTTGTGCGCACCAGCGCGGGCATGGTGCCAACACCTCTTGCGAGGCAACTCGTCGGCACCGTGAGAGAATCCTTAAAAAATCTGGACAGCTGCGTTGCCGCCAGAATTCCCTTTGAGGCCAGCACCGCAAGCCGCACCTTCCGTATACATGCCACCGAAAATGCCGAGCTAATATTATTGCCGGCGCTGTTAAAACAACTTAAACGCCATGCGCCCAAGGTAAATTTGGAAGTGGTGTTTTTTGATCGCCGAGAAGTAGCCTATCAAATGGCCAGTGGCAATGTGCACCTCGCGGTCGATGCGCCGCTGCTAAGCCACCCCGAGCTGATTAGCCAACCTCTGCAAACTGATCACTATGTTTGTGTCATGCGCCCCAATCACCCGCTGAGCAACAAGGCAATGACGCTAGAGGAGTTTTTAGAACATGAGCATATTCATATATCTAGTCGCATGAAGGGGGCCGGGCATATTGATTTAGCGCTGCGATCCATTGGCCAAAAGCGCCGTATCGGGCTTCGTTTGCAGCACTATGCGGCACTGCCAACCTTGCTCGCGGAATCTGACTTTATTGCAGCTGTACCCGCCTCCGTTGCCAGTCACTGGCATCTGTCTAAGCAGTCACTGCCCTTCGAAACCCCAAAACTCGAGCTGCAATTATTCTGGCACAAAAGCGTGGAGCACGACCCCGCGGTACTTTGGCTACGTGAATTTACGATGAAATTGGCACAGGAGCATTAA
- a CDS encoding histidine phosphatase family protein encodes MAEVVVVRHGQAAFGTDDYDRLTDLGWQQARLLGEHFAAAEQYFDAVYTGTLRRHRETLAGIREGASEARIAGPDAIELPGLNEYDSDILLERYIALSGDMLDGEAIDLSNSRTFYRLLRSALLAWSRNELSDVTESWGDFEQRVGATLATLSAEKGRVLVVTSGGPVSAMLREVLSLDVETMVNTNLQAKNTGVTRYFSRGMNFSLNMFNALPHLESAAHSHLITYT; translated from the coding sequence GTGGCAGAAGTTGTTGTAGTCCGGCATGGTCAGGCCGCCTTCGGGACGGATGATTATGATCGTTTGACCGATCTAGGCTGGCAGCAAGCTCGCCTATTGGGGGAACACTTTGCCGCAGCGGAACAATATTTTGACGCCGTGTATACCGGCACGCTGCGTCGTCACCGCGAAACTTTGGCCGGAATTAGGGAGGGGGCAAGTGAAGCACGCATTGCCGGCCCCGACGCAATAGAGTTGCCGGGTTTGAATGAATACGACTCTGATATATTGTTAGAGCGCTATATTGCGCTTAGCGGTGACATGCTTGATGGTGAGGCGATAGACCTTAGTAATTCACGGACTTTCTATCGCTTGCTGCGTTCGGCTTTGTTGGCGTGGAGTCGCAATGAGTTATCAGATGTGACCGAGTCTTGGGGCGATTTTGAACAGCGGGTAGGTGCCACCTTAGCGACCTTGTCGGCAGAAAAGGGCCGGGTGCTAGTGGTCACCTCAGGTGGGCCAGTGAGTGCCATGTTGCGAGAGGTTCTAAGTCTGGATGTCGAAACCATGGTGAATACTAATTTACAGGCTAAAAATACTGGCGTGACCCGGTATTTTAGCCGTGGAATGAATTTTAGTTTGAATATGTTTAATGCGCTGCCCCACCTCGAAAGTGCGGCGCACAGTCACTTAATTACTTATACCTAA
- a CDS encoding acyl-CoA dehydrogenase family protein — protein sequence MDLTSSLKAQALLKKLSTFMDEHIYPNEKAYAEQLHAAKDRFAILPLMDELKDKAKKAGLWNLFCPEEFPQYCEHGGLSFVDYAPLAELMGRVLWAPEVFNCNAPDTGNMEVFMKYATDAQRDTWLTPLLNGDIRSSYAMTEPQVASSDATNIELSIVKDGDDWVLNGRKWFITGAMNERTKIFIVMGKSDPENASRHMQQTQVLVPKDTAGLSIIRPLTTLGYDDAPIGHAEIVFENVRVPLENVLLGEGRGFEIAQGRLAPGRMHHCMRLIGAAQRSLELACKRAVSRTTFGKPLSKHQSVREEISRSFSEIEMARLLVLKTCKQIDEQGPMQTTDMIAATKTTVPLLVQNVIDRCMQLHGAGGLTEDYFMAEAFNYARWCRQADGPDQVHQMALGKQIINRYAS from the coding sequence ATGGATCTTACTTCCAGCCTGAAAGCCCAAGCTTTGCTAAAGAAACTCAGCACGTTTATGGATGAGCATATCTACCCCAACGAAAAAGCCTATGCGGAACAATTGCATGCTGCCAAGGATCGCTTTGCTATTCTGCCTTTGATGGATGAACTTAAAGACAAAGCCAAAAAAGCCGGCTTGTGGAATTTATTCTGTCCAGAGGAGTTTCCACAGTATTGTGAGCATGGCGGCTTGAGCTTTGTCGATTACGCGCCGCTAGCTGAGCTGATGGGCCGGGTGTTGTGGGCGCCAGAGGTGTTTAACTGTAATGCGCCCGACACCGGCAATATGGAAGTGTTTATGAAGTACGCCACTGACGCCCAGCGCGACACGTGGTTAACACCGCTGTTAAATGGCGATATTCGTTCTTCCTACGCCATGACTGAGCCGCAAGTGGCGTCTAGCGATGCGACTAATATTGAATTGAGTATTGTAAAAGACGGCGACGACTGGGTATTGAATGGTCGTAAGTGGTTTATCACTGGAGCCATGAACGAGCGCACCAAGATCTTTATTGTGATGGGCAAATCTGATCCAGAGAACGCCAGTCGTCATATGCAGCAAACACAGGTATTGGTGCCCAAGGACACTGCGGGACTATCAATTATTCGTCCACTGACAACCCTAGGTTACGATGATGCGCCGATTGGTCATGCTGAAATTGTATTTGAAAATGTACGAGTGCCTCTAGAAAACGTTTTATTGGGCGAGGGGCGGGGTTTTGAAATTGCCCAAGGTCGGTTGGCTCCCGGTCGTATGCATCATTGCATGCGGCTGATTGGCGCTGCCCAGCGTTCACTGGAATTAGCTTGCAAGCGTGCGGTGTCTCGTACCACCTTTGGCAAGCCGCTGAGCAAACATCAGTCAGTGCGTGAGGAGATTTCTCGCAGCTTCTCTGAAATTGAAATGGCACGCTTATTAGTGCTGAAAACCTGTAAACAAATTGATGAGCAGGGCCCAATGCAAACTACCGATATGATTGCGGCGACCAAAACCACCGTGCCACTACTGGTGCAAAATGTGATTGACCGCTGTATGCAATTGCACGGCGCGGGTGGTTTGACCGAAGATTACTTTATGGCTGAAGCGTTTAACTACGCGCGCTGGTGTCGTCAGGCCGACGGTCCAGATCAAGTGCATCAAATGGCGTTGGGTAAGCAAATTATTAATCGTTACGCTAGCTAA
- a CDS encoding phosphotransferase, with product MADAFELDIATLTAYLEANIDGFKGPLTAEKFAGGQSNPTYLIAAASGKYVLRRKPPGELLKSAHAVDREFRVMQALANTEVPVPKMRVLCDDSSVIGSMFYVMDYLDGRIFWDAALPEQTPVERGAIYDAMNKVLADLHNVDVDKVGLSDYGKPGNYFERQIGRWTKQYRASETETLPAMEKLIVWLNDNLPADDGLVCINHGDFRLDNMMFSRHGSDVLALLDWELSTLGHPYADLAYQCMQLRIPSDAAIPGLGGADRGALGIPTEQAYVKQYCERRGISGIDNWVFYLAFAFFRLSAILQGVYKRALDGNASSQKALDYGGLAAPLAELGLALIEKGE from the coding sequence ATGGCAGATGCATTTGAGCTAGATATAGCCACGTTAACGGCGTATCTCGAAGCCAATATCGACGGTTTTAAAGGCCCGTTAACCGCAGAGAAATTTGCTGGCGGGCAGTCTAATCCCACCTATTTGATTGCGGCCGCCAGTGGCAAATATGTACTGCGACGCAAGCCCCCGGGTGAGTTACTTAAATCTGCTCATGCGGTAGATCGTGAATTTCGGGTCATGCAGGCCTTGGCGAATACCGAGGTCCCAGTGCCGAAAATGCGGGTCTTATGTGATGACAGTAGCGTTATCGGCTCGATGTTTTATGTGATGGACTATCTTGATGGCCGCATCTTTTGGGACGCGGCCCTGCCAGAGCAAACGCCTGTAGAGCGCGGTGCAATTTACGATGCGATGAATAAGGTGCTAGCAGATCTACACAATGTAGATGTCGACAAAGTTGGCTTGAGCGATTACGGCAAACCCGGTAATTATTTTGAGCGCCAGATCGGTCGCTGGACTAAGCAGTACCGCGCCAGCGAGACTGAAACACTGCCCGCCATGGAAAAATTAATAGTATGGCTGAATGATAATTTGCCTGCTGACGATGGCTTGGTGTGTATCAATCATGGCGATTTTCGTTTGGATAATATGATGTTCTCCCGCCACGGCAGTGATGTCTTGGCATTGTTGGACTGGGAGCTTTCGACCCTAGGACATCCATATGCAGATTTGGCCTACCAGTGTATGCAGCTGCGGATTCCCAGCGATGCGGCCATTCCTGGCTTGGGTGGCGCAGATCGTGGTGCTTTGGGTATTCCGACCGAGCAAGCCTACGTGAAGCAATATTGCGAGCGCCGCGGTATCTCAGGTATTGATAATTGGGTGTTCTATTTGGCGTTTGCGTTTTTCCGCTTAAGCGCAATTTTGCAGGGCGTATACAAGCGTGCCTTAGATGGTAATGCCTCGAGTCAAAAAGCGCTGGATTACGGTGGCTTAGCTGCACCCTTAGCCGAATTAGGTTTGGCCTTGATTGAGAAGGGCGAGTAA
- a CDS encoding SDR family NAD(P)-dependent oxidoreductase, with product MNTAIFNSLDLSGQVALVTGASSGLGAHFATVLAQAGATVVAAARRVDRLDSLVADIGEAGGKAIAVAMDVNDADSVVAAFDQVEASVGTVTILVNNAGVADPSRFVDSTEQKWDFTVDTNLKAVWRVSRDASERMIKAGVTGSIINIASILGLQPSANNALYATAKAGVIQLTKNSAQELWRHNIRVNALCPGYFETEINADFFRSEKGSQYLNKIPPRRLGNMDELTMPLLMLASQAGSFITGVALPVDGGHLLQSL from the coding sequence ATGAACACAGCAATATTCAATAGCCTAGATTTGTCTGGGCAAGTCGCTTTAGTGACCGGTGCGTCCAGTGGTTTGGGTGCCCATTTTGCGACGGTGTTGGCGCAGGCAGGGGCGACCGTAGTGGCGGCGGCGAGACGGGTAGACCGACTTGATAGTCTAGTGGCAGATATTGGCGAGGCGGGCGGCAAGGCGATTGCGGTGGCTATGGATGTTAATGATGCTGACTCGGTGGTGGCAGCGTTTGATCAGGTAGAAGCTAGCGTTGGCACTGTGACAATTCTTGTTAACAATGCGGGTGTGGCCGACCCCAGCCGCTTTGTCGACAGTACTGAGCAAAAATGGGACTTCACCGTAGATACCAATTTAAAAGCGGTGTGGCGGGTGTCTAGAGATGCTTCCGAACGAATGATCAAGGCTGGCGTTACCGGAAGCATTATCAATATCGCGTCTATTCTCGGATTGCAGCCAAGTGCAAATAATGCCCTGTATGCAACGGCTAAAGCCGGGGTTATTCAGTTGACTAAGAATAGCGCGCAAGAATTATGGCGGCACAATATTAGAGTCAACGCCCTGTGTCCGGGCTATTTTGAAACTGAAATTAATGCCGATTTTTTCCGCTCGGAAAAAGGCAGCCAGTATCTCAATAAAATTCCGCCAAGGCGCTTAGGCAATATGGATGAATTAACAATGCCGCTGCTAATGTTGGCGAGCCAGGCCGGCTCGTTTATTACCGGTGTTGCCCTGCCAGTTGATGGCGGTCATCTGCTGCAGTCGCTATAG
- a CDS encoding LysR family transcriptional regulator, translated as MNSLNWDDIRYCLAVINEGSVTAAAKKLGVNHATVSRRISGLEAVLGAALFDRSTSGWLITPMGEEVLKSAEQISEHVFSIQRTVQADRQELSGRLRVTAVDVCIQRILLPGLKAFSERYPDIKIELIASENTFNLAGHEADIAFRITDQPPPNVVGTKIAKFAYAVYGSKTLYQRYLDDKQGISGISWMGDDYTAPEWMQKTFPEMPVRFRVNSLVIAYDLVAQGLGFSLLPCGLGDADPKLTRIDSDYIQPNLEFWLLSHIDLRTTARIRIFRDFMLESIQPYIPLLEGKMVGAELLKLQQELGLS; from the coding sequence ATGAATTCGCTCAATTGGGACGATATACGCTATTGCTTGGCCGTTATTAACGAAGGTTCGGTGACCGCTGCCGCGAAAAAGCTGGGCGTAAACCATGCCACGGTTTCCCGTCGCATTAGCGGCCTAGAAGCAGTATTGGGCGCAGCACTCTTCGATCGCTCCACCAGCGGCTGGCTAATAACCCCAATGGGGGAAGAAGTTCTTAAGTCGGCAGAGCAAATAAGCGAACACGTCTTTAGTATTCAGCGCACGGTACAGGCCGATCGTCAGGAGTTGAGTGGCAGACTGCGGGTGACCGCAGTAGATGTCTGTATACAACGTATTCTCTTGCCCGGGCTCAAAGCTTTTTCTGAGCGCTATCCAGATATCAAGATCGAGCTGATCGCCTCAGAAAACACCTTTAACCTTGCCGGCCATGAGGCAGACATTGCCTTTCGTATTACCGATCAGCCGCCACCGAATGTGGTCGGCACCAAAATAGCGAAGTTTGCCTATGCGGTTTACGGCAGTAAAACCCTGTATCAGCGCTATTTAGATGATAAACAGGGAATCTCTGGTATTTCTTGGATGGGTGACGACTATACCGCACCCGAGTGGATGCAAAAAACGTTTCCAGAAATGCCCGTACGCTTTCGCGTCAATTCACTGGTCATCGCCTACGACTTAGTGGCGCAGGGCCTAGGTTTTTCGCTGCTGCCCTGCGGCTTAGGTGATGCCGACCCCAAGCTCACGCGGATAGACAGCGACTATATTCAACCGAACTTAGAGTTTTGGCTGCTATCCCACATTGATCTACGGACCACCGCACGCATCAGGATATTTCGAGACTTTATGCTGGAATCCATACAGCCCTATATCCCCCTTCTTGAAGGTAAAATGGTCGGCGCTGAGCTACTTAAACTACAGCAAGAGTTAGGCCTGAGTTAA
- a CDS encoding acetyl-CoA acetyltransferase: protein MANTTPILIASGQYVFRDEVTAETVMSPLDIAAKAANVAIAAANAHSELASQIDTIAFVRGFMDSVPGGQGPFGASNNMPRSLAKRIGADPQRAIYGREGGHSPQRFVNEFAEKIAAGEMSLGLIAGAEATGIVKQVAKAGLAVDWSETVDGDLDNRGCHWLFTEHEIAHGITFPTQVYPLFEHAWRARHKLSVTEHRQLASELFAKFSDVAANNPYSQFPVARSAEFLNTVSADNYWVASPYTKWMVAQDAVNQGAALLMCSVDKALELGIPESQWIYLHSYADVDDRWVSSRPDLSLSESMKLTLNGVLAAAGKSISDIDVMDIYSCFPIAVLAACESMGLDWNTDKALTVTGGLPFFGGAGNNYSTHAIASLTDQLRDSPSAFGLVTANGGFLSKQSVGLYSAQAPQTPCKNADSSMQAQFDSLPLVEVAEQASGLGTVETYTVVYKRDKPSLGIVIGRLADGRRFLANTAADDEAAYAILAGDEEVIGRQVEVSHQAPQNIARFI from the coding sequence GTGGCTAATACAACTCCAATTCTGATAGCGTCTGGGCAATATGTTTTTCGTGATGAAGTGACAGCAGAAACGGTAATGTCGCCACTTGATATTGCTGCCAAGGCAGCTAATGTGGCAATAGCGGCAGCCAATGCCCATAGTGAATTAGCTTCTCAAATAGATACCATTGCCTTTGTTCGCGGTTTTATGGATTCAGTGCCTGGCGGTCAGGGCCCGTTTGGCGCTAGTAATAATATGCCGCGCTCTCTAGCCAAGCGTATTGGCGCCGATCCACAGCGCGCTATATATGGCCGAGAAGGTGGCCATTCGCCGCAGCGCTTTGTGAACGAATTTGCCGAGAAAATTGCCGCCGGTGAAATGTCGCTAGGTTTAATTGCCGGAGCTGAGGCTACCGGTATTGTTAAACAAGTGGCTAAAGCAGGACTCGCGGTAGACTGGAGTGAAACCGTTGACGGTGACCTCGACAACCGTGGCTGTCACTGGTTATTTACCGAGCATGAAATTGCCCACGGTATTACGTTTCCAACTCAGGTCTATCCTCTGTTTGAACACGCTTGGCGTGCGCGCCATAAACTTAGCGTCACCGAGCATCGCCAGCTCGCGTCTGAATTGTTTGCGAAGTTCTCAGATGTCGCCGCCAATAACCCATATTCCCAATTCCCTGTTGCACGTAGCGCTGAGTTTTTAAATACCGTTTCAGCTGATAATTACTGGGTAGCGTCTCCGTATACGAAATGGATGGTGGCGCAGGATGCCGTTAACCAAGGCGCGGCACTGCTAATGTGTTCGGTCGATAAGGCACTGGAGCTAGGCATTCCCGAATCACAGTGGATTTATTTGCATAGCTACGCCGATGTCGATGACCGTTGGGTGTCTTCGCGACCAGATTTGTCGCTTTCAGAATCTATGAAGTTAACGCTTAATGGCGTGCTTGCCGCAGCGGGTAAATCGATTAGCGACATTGATGTGATGGATATTTACAGCTGTTTTCCTATCGCGGTGTTAGCAGCGTGTGAGTCTATGGGGCTCGATTGGAATACTGATAAAGCGCTAACCGTTACCGGTGGATTGCCATTCTTCGGTGGTGCAGGAAATAATTACAGCACCCACGCTATTGCCAGTTTGACTGATCAGCTGCGCGATTCGCCGTCGGCCTTTGGTTTGGTGACAGCGAACGGCGGCTTTTTGTCTAAGCAATCAGTAGGCTTATATTCCGCACAGGCGCCGCAAACACCCTGCAAGAATGCAGATTCTAGTATGCAGGCCCAGTTTGATAGTTTGCCGCTTGTTGAGGTGGCAGAACAAGCCAGCGGTCTTGGCACAGTTGAAACCTACACTGTTGTTTATAAACGCGATAAACCTAGTTTGGGTATTGTGATTGGCCGACTGGCTGATGGCCGTCGTTTTCTGGCTAATACGGCGGCGGATGACGAGGCAGCGTATGCAATACTAGCTGGCGATGAGGAAGTGATTGGTCGGCAAGTGGAGGTCAGTCACCAGGCACCGCAGAATATTGCGCGCTTTATATAA